Below is a window of Desmonostoc muscorum LEGE 12446 DNA.
TAGAGTCGATAATTCTACACTGGCTATATCGCCTCCCGCAATGGTCATCAATCGGGCTGTATCGTGACTTGCTAGCAAATTGAGTTGAGTCAGCTGAATTTCCCAAGGATAAAGTTGCAGTAATTCTTGGATTTGGGTGGCGTACTCGGCAGCAAATAAGGGTGGATAAGGTTTATAGTCGCGGCTTTGGACTTGTTCTAAGACTACGCGATCGCCAGCTACAAAGGCAATTGTCGGCCCAGCAAACAAATAATTCATCACCCCGTCAAATTGCGTTCCATCCAGCCACTCACGGGAATCTCCCCAGACTTCGCCGACAATGTAAGCTTCAGGATTGATGGCTTTGACGCGATCGCGGAACTCTTGCCAAAAACCAGGGGTTTTAATTTCAAATGGTACATCCAATCGCCAACCATCTATGCCGAATTTAATCCAATATTCGGCAATTTCCATAATGTATTCCCGCACTTCTGGATTGTCGTGGTTAAATTCTGGCAAGGCGCGGTTTCCAGCCCAACCCCTGTAGTTAGCAGGCAAATCTCCTGTGTAGGGCGCTAAAGGCCAACCCTCAATTTTGAACCAATTTACCCAAGGAGAATGAGGCCCATTCTCTAAAACGTCATGGAAAAAGAAAAATCCCCGACTGGAATGGTTAAATACTCCATCCAGAACGACTTTGATATTCCGTTGATGGGCGGCGTCTAGTAATTCCTTAAAAGCTTCGTTGCCCCCCAGCATGGGGTCAACTTGATAATAATCATGGGTATGATAGCGGTGATTGCTGGCAGATTGAAAAATCGGTGTAAAGTAAATGGCGTTAATGCCCAGATCCTTGATATAGTCTAAGCCTTCCAGGATGCCCCATAAATCCCCGCCTTTATAACCTTGGAGTGTTGGCATAGCGTCCCAATCTTCCCAACGGGCTTCATGTAACAGCCGTTTGCGTGGCTGTTTGCTTCTAGCAAAGCGGTCTGGAAATATTTGGTAGAAAACAGCGTGCTTCACCCAGTCTGGTGTTTGAATTTGCATGAATTACTCTTTGTACGTTCAAAAGCGATCGTTGCAAATATTAGCTTCTTTGTGGCTCTTACTTATGATAGAAAATTGGGAATTTGGCATTGGGCATTGGGCATGGGAAGATTCTTTCCCATTATTTTATTATTTATTTAGAATCGACTTTTCTAAGCAAATTTATCAGTTTTTGTAAAAAATAACTACCATAATTATTAATTATACTTAATTAATTCATAAAATTTAATATTTGTTGAATTAACTTTATCCGTAATCACTTAAGCAAGTACTGGATTATTTTTATAGATTATGAATTATGTCAAGGTGTATTGAGTCCTAGTACTAAAAAATGAAGTTAGGATTCAAAATATCTATTGTTCTGGTTCCTGACTCCCAATAAATTTAATTTGAGGCAAAAATGAGACACGACAAACTTTCTCCCGGATTACTTTTGGCATTTCAGGATTATCAAAACGAAGGAGAACAGGCTTTAGTTACACATAAGCGATCGCTTGGTATTATTGCTCATAAAAATACAGTCAAACCAACTAAGAGCGTCGTTTTTCTCTACTGCGACTCTGATGCAGACTTGAGTTATTTATCGCAATATAATATTGAAGTGAATCAAAATTCAGGCAGTGTTCGCACAGCTTTTTTACCAATAAATGCTTTAGATGTCTTATCTGAAGAAGATGCGATTCAACGCATCAAGCCATCACGTAAACTGCATTTGCGGATGGATGTTGCACCAGGAAAAGTCAAATTACCGGAGTTTAAAAACCAGACCGGACTCACTGGCAAAGGTGTAATTGTCGGTATTATAGATAGTGGCATTGACCCAAAACACCCCGCTTTTGCCGGAAGAATTTTACACATTTGGGATCAAACACTCCCAGGTCCAGGAGTCACAGAAGGCCGCTACGGGGCTGAATTTACGGAAGCGCAACTGACAATTTCTCAGGATACTGAGGGACATGGCACTCACGTTGCTGGAATTGCTGCTGGTGCGGATGCTACCTATAGCGGCGTAGCACCAGAGGCGGAATTAGTTGTGGTCAGGTCAGATTTACAGGACGCCCACATTGCCGATGGCATTCGCTACATTTTCCGAATTGCCAGCGAGTTGGGACGCCCAGCAGTCGTGAATCTCAGCTTGGGTGGACACGCCGATGCCCATGATGGTAGCGATTCTCTATCAAAAGTGATTGACGCCGAAACAGGTCCTGGAAGAATTGTTTGTTGTGCTGCGGGTAATGAAGGAAGCATCAATATTCATGGTCAAACAACCATACCCAGTGGACGCACCCGTGGTATGCGCTTTAATGTTCCTTTGAATCAAGTAGGCATAGTTTGGCTAAACGGTTGGTATTCCAAAGATAGTGAGTTGGAAGTGTCAGTGCGGAGTCCCAACGGTTTTGTCACCCCCTTCCAAAAAATCATTACTGACGGTAATCCTACCCAGGAACATCAGTTACCGGATGCACGGGTGGAAATAGTGACACCAGGCCCTGACCAAATTAACGGCGACCATAACTTTTTTGTGCAAATACGTGGTAACGGCCCTTCACAAGTAATGGGAGGCATTTGGCAACTACGCCTACGGAATACTTCTGCAACTGAGACACGTCTGGATGTGTGGACATTAGATGATACGTCATCAGTGTTTTTTACAGGTAAAAGCATCAAGGATGCGCTAAAAATTGGTTCGCCGGGAGCCGCTAGCAGTGCTGTGACAGTCGCTGCTTATACTACCAAAGCTAAGTACACAGATATTGATCAGCAAGTTCGAGAAATGGGCTTAGAATTGGATACTATTTCAGAATTCAGTAGTGAAGGTCCCCTACGCAATGATGCCCAAAAGCCTGATGTAGCAGCACCAGGAGCAATGATTGTTTCCACACTTTCCGCCGATGCTAATTCTGCCCGCTCATCAATGATTAATTCTAAGTTTGTGGCAATGGCTGGTACGAGTATGGCGACACCGTTCGTCACTGGGTTAGTTGCATTACTCTTACAACGTGACCCTCAACTCGATCCGGCTACTTTGAAAGATTTGTTACGTAAAAATAGTGCAATCCCCGGAAAACCCGCAGGCACATTTGATGAGAAATGGGGTTATGGAGTGATTAATGCAGAGAATCTATAATTAGATTGAGAGACGCGATAATATTTAACACAATAGATATATCGCGTCTCTTGAGATTTATAGAAGGCGATCGCTTGATCTATTGTGTATTTATTCTGACAAATTTAACAGTGCGACCATAGCACAACTAACTGTTTTTCGCAAACTCACATCCAGAAAATTTTACTGGTTTATTAAAATGTATGTAGTTTTATATACAAAGATGATTGTTAAAAATATTGACGAATATTTCGGTCGGTTTCATTTTTTGTTATAAATTTAATGATAATTTCTAGTTAGTTTTACTGAAATTTTACTCGATGGTTAAACTTCGCGTTCAAGAATTAGCACAAGAAAAAGTTTACCGTTTACTTAGTCTCATTTCAGGAGTTTCTGAAGACGCTATTGAGACTTATGTCAGCCAAACATCTGAGGATTTTCAAAAAATTGCTACACCATTAGATTGGTCTTTTACAAAACCGGGTGCTGCTCAAGTATTTGAGATGCTAGATCATGAAAAAGCCAAGGGTATGGCTGTCAGTTTACTTAGCAAAGCTGCTGATATTTCTGCACCAGATATGGCTAGGTATGCAGATGAAAATGAAGATTTTGCGATCGCAGAAAAAATAGAGGAATTAAAAAAAATTGCCCAAGCTTTAGATGTAGAAATGGTAGAGCTAGTAAAGCCCAACGAGAAAAACGAAGGTGTAAAACTCAAGCTCGTTGAACTAACTCAAGAAAAACAAATATCCCTTAAAGAATTAGCAACTCGGTCTCAAATAGAGTTTCCTATTATTTGTTTCTATAGTTCACAACCTATTGAAAAGAAAAAATTAACCCAACAGCCATTTTCTAAAAATTTGAAGGAAATTAGTAAAGTTTTAAATTGTACTTTGGAAGATTTGCAGGAAAAAGAGAAAGTAGAATTACCTCCAACTATACTGCGAGTTCAAGAATTTTTGGATACGACAGATTTAAATATAAATGATTTAAGTTTGCTACTTGGAGTAAGTAGTGAATTTATAGATTTAATTGCCACAAATCCTATAGATATAGGAAACATGCCCAAATGGGGAGAGGAAAAAATAATATGTGAAATCATATGTAAAATTTTGCGTTGTACCTGTAATTAGTTTACCCAAATTTAAGATGTGAAATTTTATCCGCAAGACATTCGTAATCAACAATATGTAGAAAAGATTATAACCAGAAGCAACTTTCAAAATACGCTAGCTGGACAGAAGCTTGTACAAAAATTACTAATAGGTGTTTTTTGTATTGTGATGGCTGCTTTCCTAAGTATAGTAACGCTTCTGGCAGGTGGGGTATTGACAGCCATACCTTATGTTTTTAAAGTTAGTCATTTTGATTTCAGAGAAATTACCGCAATTATTTTATACAGCATAGCAGTCATTATATTTGTAATTGATAGTTATGAAGTAATATCAGCTACTTGTGTCGTTGCCTTGATAATCATTGGAGTAGTTATTTATGTTTGTTTCGAGGTAAATCATCAGATTCCGGGAATAGGATTCTGGCTATTGTGTCTAGGTTTGAGCATAGCTTTTGCGTGGGTTAGTACAACTATTACAGCATTGTTTATAGCTATTAGTTCTATATACTGTGGGATTGTAGGTGAATTCCTAGCTGTTATGGGATATGGACTGATTGCTCAAGTTTTAATTATGGCTGGGTTAAAGATTGCATCAGGTGAAAAAGAGGGTGATGGTCTTGTAACTATAATTGCAGCGATTCCGATTATAATATCAGCCACACTTATTGCACGAAAAGCAATCAGAGGCTCACCTAAATTGAGATGGATTAGGGAAGTAGCTGTATTCTGGACATCAATAGGTGGAACATCATTTTATGGAGCAGATTTAACAGATACTTGCTTTGATGGCTCACATTTACCTCATACAGATTTTAGAAAAGCTAATTTAACTCGTACTAGTTTTAAGGATGTAACTGGATTAAAATTTTCTCGACTCGAAGGAACGATACTGGAAAATTTAAAAGTTAGGAAATTGCTAGTAACCAAAAAAGGTAAGAATGAAGATTATACAGGTGCTAACTTTAATGGTGCAAATTTAACGAATGCTGACTTAACAGGGGCAATTTTAACCGGCATCAATGCCTTAGATGCCGATTTTTCGGGAGCAACCTTGAGCTATGCTTGCATCCAAGAATGGAATATTAATAAAAATACCCGCTTCACAGGGGTAAAATGTTCGCACGTTTATTTAAAAGGTACTAAAATTGGCGCTCGCATTTTTTCTGAAGAACGTAAGCCAGATAGTGGCGAGTTTCAAGATGGTGAATTTGAGAGATGGATTAGTGAACTTCAAAAAACAATTGATTTAATCTTCAGGGAAGGATTGAATTGGAGAGCTTTTATGTTTTCTCTAGCTCAAACTGCTATTAATCATGAAGGATTAGATTTATCTCGTTATAGCATTACTAGAGATCAGAATCTTGTTTTTGCAAAAATTGGTTTATTCTCAGGTGCGGATCATCTTGCTATTCACGAAGAATTTACAAGTTGTTATGAAAATGCTGTAAAATTAATAAATTCAAATAATCAATTAGTTCTCCAAGCAAAAGATGAAGAACTAGAAAGATTAAGAGAATTGCTGACATGTAATTATCAAATTGTCAGAGAATTAGCTTCTGTAGTAGCAGGTACAGGTAGACAAGTATTAATTCAAGGCACAGGTAATCGCGTATATATGCTTAATCAAGCAGGGGATATTATGGAAAGTAAAAATGAAGGCATCAATATAGGTGGAAATGTTGGCGGAAATTTAGACACTGGAGATAAGATATCTGCGGGTGGAGACATGAACCTTACTGGTTCGAGTTTGACAGGTAACCTTAATAATGTTACTAATACGAATCAGCAGTTGAGCAATATTAAAACTGATAGTAGCGACGATTTGGCAAAGATTTTAAGCATTTTGCAAAAATCTATTGGTGATGATGCTGCACTTTCTGAAAGCCAAAAGAAAGAGGCGCTGGAAGCAGTAGAAATTATAGCTGAAGAAGGAAAAAAGCCACAAGGGGAACGAGCGCTGAAATTCTGTTCAATGGCTGTTAATGCCCTTAAAGGTTTGACATCTACTGTCAGTGATGCTAGTAAATTAGCTGAAGTCCTCAAAACACATTTGCCTGCTCTCACCAGCATATTGGGTCTTTAGACGTAGCAATAAATCTGTAATCAGATTGAGACGCGAATATATTACTCTGTACAAGGATAGGCAATAAAAACCTGTAAATTTGATAGGTTGTTTGTAAGGTGGACAATTTTTTGACCACTTTTTTTTACCAAGGAATTGTTATGAATTATCAAAAGCTAGATGCTGCCCTTGCTACAGCGTTGAATGATGTTCAAAACCCACAGCAACCGAGTTTAACAGTTTTCATCCATACTGAACCAATTTTAGACTCCGCAGCGATCGCTGTTTTAGATAGTTTGGGTGTCAGCGGCATTACTAGTGGTCAAGATATTTTTACAGCAACACTGTCGCCAAATGCGATTTCCCAGTTGTCAGAGCAATCTTGGGTAAAGTATTTGAAGGTATCACAGCAATTGCGTTTGGTCAATCAGAAAAGAACTTTAGGCGGCTTGAGAGTTTGAGATGATGCTGTAAAAATAATTCTTTGTTTATTTGTCTGGCGTAGCGTCTGGCAGAAAATGTGTTGGCACAGCGATCGCTCCTCAACCTTCCATAGGATATAATACAATTGTTCTAGTTGTTAATTCATTCAGACAGCATCATCCATTACCAGCAGCAGTTTCTAAAATTCCTCCCTGAGATTCTTTGATCCCCCCTTACCAGCTGCCACATACAGTCCTAAACTGAAGATGAGAGTTGAAAGGCAGCTGGGAGAAATTTTGTGAAAAAAGTTTTATCAATCATCCTTGGTGGTGGCGCGGGGACTCGGCTTTATCCCCTAACCAAACTCCGCGCTAAACCAGCAGTACCAGTGGCGGGGAAATACCGCTTAATCGATATCCCTGTCAGTAACTGCATAAATTCCGAAATATTCAAAATTTATGTTCTGACGCAATTTAACTCAGCTTCCCTGAATCGTCACATCGCCCGTACCTACAACTTTTCTGGTTTCAGTGAAGGGTTTGTGGAAGTGCTAGCTGCACAGCAAACACCAGAAAACCCCAATTGGTTCCAAGGTACAGCCGATGCAGTGCGTCAGTATCTGTGGCTGTTGGAAGAATGGGATGCAGAGGAATATTTAATCCTCTCAGGAGATCACCTCTACCGCATGGATTACCGCTTGTTTATCCAGCGCCATAGAGAAACGGGTGCTGATATCACTCTCTCAGTTATTCCCATCGACGAGCGCCGCGCCTCAGATTTTGGTTTGATGAAAATTGACGATTCCGGTAGGGTCGTTGACTTTAGCGAAAAACCCAAAGGCGAGGCCTTAACCAAAATGCAGGTTGATACTACTATTTTGGGATTGACAAAAGAACAAGCCCAATTGCAGCCTTACATCGCCTCGATGGGAATTTACGTCTTTAAAAAAGATGTTTTGATCAAGTTATTGAAAGAATCTTTAGAACGGACAGATTTCGGCAAAGAAATTATTCCAGATGCCTCGAAAGATTACAACGTTCAAGCTTATTTATTTGATGACTACTGGGAAGATATTGGAACAATCGAAGCCTTTTATCATGCCAATTTAACGCTGACTCAGCAACCACAGCCACCCTTTAGTTTCTACGATGAAGAAGCACCAATTTATACCCGCGCTCGCTATTTACCTCCAAGTAAACTATTAGATTGCCAGGTAACAGAATCAATTATCGGCGAAGGTTGCATTTTAAAAAATTGCCGCATTCAACATTCTGTATTGGGAGTGCGATCGCGCATTGAATCTGGCTGCGTCATCGAAGAGTCTTTACTCATGGGTGCAGACTTTTACCAAGCTTCTGTAGAACGCCAATGTAGCTTAGTCAAAGGTGATATTCCCGTAGGCATCGGTACGGATACAATCATTAGGCGTGCGATCGTTGATAAAAACGCCCGCATCGGCCATGATGTCAAAATTATCAACAAAGATAACGTCCAAGAAGCTGACCGCGAAAATCAAGGTTTCTACATCCGTAGTGGGATCGTAGTTGTGCTAAAAAATGCTGTAATTCCTGATGGAACCATAATTTAAGAGTGCTGAGTGCTGAGTTAAGGGACTTCCAATAAAAAAAACATTCCATCGTAGGGGCGCACAGCTGTCATTGGTGTCAACTTAACGTGAAACGGGCGGTTAGAAACCGCGTCTACACAAACAAAACCTGCCTACGCAGGTTTCAAAACCCTTAATTTTCTGTTAGTCCGCGTAGGCGGACTTTGCCTGTGTAGCCGCGAATTCCATTCGCCCAGGCTTAAGTTGACACCAATGCACAGCTGTGCGCCCCTACAGGTGATCGATGTGTTGCAAAGATTGTTTGAATTGGTATTATTTTTTGGAAGTCCCTTAGGAGTTGTATCGTGATGAGTGCTGAGTTGTGAATGCTGAGTTAGGAGTTATGAATACAACATTTAATCACTCCTCACTGTTGAATTCTGACTTTTTACTCAGCACTCAGCACTCAGCACTAATTTTACTAATTGGTCTTCCAGGTAGTGGTAAGTCAACTCTGGCAAAACAATTATTGGCAGAATACCCCCGGATGCAGCTGATTTCTACAGATGCCATCCGGGGGCAACTATTCGGTTCGGAAGCTATTCAGGGATCGTGGCTGCTGATTTGGCAGGAAGTGGAACGGCAATTTCAACAAGCTATTTCCACGGGTAATACAGCAATTTTCGATGCTACCAACGCCCAGCGACGCCATCGCCGTGAGATCATCACCTTAGCCCGTGACTTGGGTTTTAACCACATTACGGGAATTTGGGTGAATATGCCAGTTTGGCTGTGTTTAGCACGCAATAAAAGGCGATCGCGCCAAGTTCCAGAAGAAATTATTTTGCGGATGCATCGTCAACTCCGGGATGCCCCCCCAAGCCTGGAAGAAGGACTAGACAGCCTGATTCGCTATCTTTGAAACTCAGGATCAGCCCATTATGCATCAAGAAAACACCTTCTTCCCCCACTTCCTACTCCCTATTCCCCATTCCCTGTGCTTATTGGAAGTACGGAAATTGCGATCGCCCGGTGAGCAAGAACCACACTTGATTTTCTATATTCTTTGCTAATTTAAAGTCAGAATCTTTTTGCTTGGCATTATACCTGGCAAAACTAAATATCTCTTATCTTAAAAAACATAACGGGAATTTCTATAGGAGGCTGGTAGATGGCTGCAACCGACTTCAAAGACTATTACGCAATTTTGGGAGTTAATAAGACTGCCAGTCAAGAAGAAATTAAACAAGCCTTTCGGAAACTAGCCCGCAAATACCACCCTGATGTTAATCCAGGCAACAAACAGGCAGAGGCACGCTTCAAAGAAATTAACGAAGCCTACGAAGTCGTCTCAGACCCAGATAAACGCAAAAAGTATGACCAATTCGGTCAATATTGGAAACAAGCTGGTCAAGGTTTCCCATCTGGTGGTGCTGGTGTCGATATGGGCGGCTTTGACTTCAGTCAATACGGCAATTTTGATGAGTTTATTAATGAGTTGCTAGGACGCTTTGGCGGTGCTAGTCCTCGTGGTGGACGACAAACCTATTCTTACCGCACTCCCACAGGTGCCCCCAGCGGTTTTGGTGGCTTTAACGATTTTGGATATCAAGATGCAGGTGCTGGTACTGCCCAAGACAGTGAAGCTGCCATCACTCTGACTTTTGGTGAAGCATTTCATGGTGTGCAAAAGCGCTTTAGTTTAGGCAATGAAACAATTGATGTTCGCATTCCAGCTGGGGCTAAAACTGGTACTCGCCTACGTGTGCGTGGTAAAGGTCAAATCAACCCCATGACTCAACAACGAGGGGATTTATACTTAAAAGTCGAACTTCAGCCGCACTCGTTCTTCCAAATAGAAGGCGATAATCTGGTTTGCGAAGTCGTAATTACGCCAGATGAAGCGACGCTGGGAGCATCAATAGATGTACCTACACCTGATGGTATGGTTAATGTCAAGCTACCAGCGGGTGTGCGTTCTGGTCAATCGCTACGCTTACGTGGCAAAGGCTGGCCTCTCGCCAAGGGTGGACGCGGCGATCAGTTGGTGAAGGTGGCGATCGCACCACCAAAAGACCTCAGCCAACAAGAGCGGGAGTATTATGAAAAAATCCGGGCTATACGTACATATAATCCCCGCAGTCATTTACCCCAAGTCAAGCTATAAGAAAAATACCATACCACCTATCCAAACAAAGCTTGCCTATGGCGCTGCGCGTGCAGGCAGGCTTTTGGAAATTTGCGATCTTTCTCTTAAAGCCGATGGCTTCTAGCCTGCATTCCGTTGTGAGATTCTCGCCATCATGATAGGCTTGAGCGCTGCTATGACCTCCAAAGTAGCCTCAGTAGTTTGCCATGCTGGAGGTACTATCAAGCGATCGCACCAAGTCTTCAGTTTTGCTCTTCCGCTCCCCTGCTTTTCTTTTGGAAATAAAATAAGCCAGGACTAGCCCTTTCAAGGTGGATAAAAATTCTCGAAAATAAGTTTCTCTGTAACCTCTTATCTCTGTGTCCTCTGCGCCTCTGTGGTCAAATAAATAACTTATAAACCACAGAAGCACAGCGATGCCTAGTTTGGGCTAGGCCTACGCACAGAAAAATCAAGAGTTTTATGCATCACCTTGAAAGGGCTAGTCCTATAAGCATTACATCAGCTTCTCCAGAAACAAATTTAGTTCAAAATTTACCGCTCTGCTGCATTTAGAACGTACCTCTAAATGCAGCATACATAAGGGCAATTACAATTGGGATAATGATAGGAAGAATCACAATGAGTCCCGTTTTACCAAAATGGATTTCTTGACCATCAGCTTTGAAGAGAACAATTACAGCTATGGTGGCCATTAAAATCCAAATGATTCCAAAAACGATAAAGATAGTAAATGTTGAATCATTCATAGTTTTTTATAGGGAGTGAGGACGATAAGCAAGCAATTTTTCTACCCCATCTCCCTTGTCTGCCCAAAGTTCTGATTTCGTCTACTTTTAAAACATCCTCTAAAGAAAATCAAACTGGTAAATCAGCAGCATTATTGATGTTTTTTAGAATTAAATCAGGGCTAGTACGTTTAATTAAGCCAGTTAGAACTTTACCAGGACCAATTTCTATTACTTGCTGGATGCCGTTGGCTGGTAATTGGAGAGAAATTTCTCGCCAGCGTACCGAACCCGTCATTTGTTTGTTGAGGCGTTGCTTCAAAATCTCGGCATCAATAGACGCAATTGGTTCTATATTCGATAAAACAGGGACAACAGGTGGCTGAAATTCCACAGATTGCAGAATGTCTTGAAATTCCGCAGCAGCAGCAGCAATTAAATGTGAATGAAATGCTCCAGAAACTTTTAAGGGAATAGCACGTTTGGCTTTAACTTGAGACATCACAGTTTGTACAGCTTCGGTCGTACCTGAAATTACTACTTGGGCGGGACTGTTGTCATTTGCCACTACTACATCAGGCGTTTCGGCAATGACTTTTTCTAACTGTTCGCGGTCAAAGTTCATTAGAGCTGCCATCATACCACCAGAGGCACTATCCATGAGTTCTGCACGACGCTTCACCAGATATAAACCAGCCGACCACTCAAAGACACCCGCAATATAAAGGGCAACATATTCTCCCAAACTGTGCCCAGCAACTAAATCTGGTTGGTGCCCTCGTTCCAGGAGTTGGTCAGCAAGAATGCTTTCTACTACATAAAGGCTTGGCTGAGTATATAGCGTCTGTGATAACTTTTCTTCTTGTGTTTGACATATTTCGGTCACAGACCAGCCTAAAATTGCCTCAGCCTGGGCAAATTTCTCTTTAGCGGCAGGTATATCTAATAAGTCTATTCCCATTCCCAGTGCTTGAGAACCTTGTCCGGGAAACACCCATGCAGTTTTAGTCATTGGTCATTTGTCAGTAGTCAGTGGTCAGTGGATATTGGGGATTGGGGACTGGGGATTGGGGATTGGGAATGGGGGATTAGGTGCTGAGAAAATATTTCTAGATATTTATTTCCTAATCCCTAGTCCCCAGTCCCTAGTCCCCAATCCCCAGTCCCCAGCCCCTATCTTCCCCATTGAAAAATTGCTGCACCCCATGTAAGACCGGCACCAAAGCCGGATGCAGCAACGATATGATTTGGTTTTATTTTGCCTTGGCGTACTGCTTCATCTAAAGCTAGGGGAATGGAAGCAGCGGAGGTATTGCCATACTGGGCGAGATTACTGATAACTTTATGTTCTGGGATATTTAGCCGTTGGGCAACGGCATCAATAATCCGCTGATTAGCTTGATGTAAGACTAGCCAATCGATGTGGTCAACAGTCAGGTTGGCTTGAAACAAGGCTTTGTCAATAATTTCTGGCACTTTTTGGACGGCGAAGCGGTAGACTTCTTTGCCGTTCATAGTAATCGGTTGGTAAGCGCCTTTAGTGACATTTATACCAGGGAGTAGTTCTTGGGATGTCCCTGTATAGCCAAGGTTGAGGTGATGGTTTTGAGTGCCATCGCTCTTAAGGGCAAATCCCAATAAGCGATCGCTTTTGG
It encodes the following:
- the fabD gene encoding ACP S-malonyltransferase; translated protein: MTKTAWVFPGQGSQALGMGIDLLDIPAAKEKFAQAEAILGWSVTEICQTQEEKLSQTLYTQPSLYVVESILADQLLERGHQPDLVAGHSLGEYVALYIAGVFEWSAGLYLVKRRAELMDSASGGMMAALMNFDREQLEKVIAETPDVVVANDNSPAQVVISGTTEAVQTVMSQVKAKRAIPLKVSGAFHSHLIAAAAAEFQDILQSVEFQPPVVPVLSNIEPIASIDAEILKQRLNKQMTGSVRWREISLQLPANGIQQVIEIGPGKVLTGLIKRTSPDLILKNINNAADLPV